One genomic window of Mus caroli chromosome 12, CAROLI_EIJ_v1.1, whole genome shotgun sequence includes the following:
- the Psmc1 gene encoding 26S proteasome regulatory subunit 4: MGQSQSGGHGPGGGKKDDKDKKKKYEPPVPTRVGKKKKKTKGPDAASKLPLVTPHTQCRLKLLKLERIKDYLLMEEEFIRNQEQMKPLEEKQEVSGEGSIVFFTEHAVIGVLMDDTDPLVTVMKVEKAPQETYADIGGLDNQIQEIKESVELPLTHPEYYEEMGIKPPKGVILYGPPGTGKTLLAKAVANQTSATFLRVVGSELIQKYLGDGPKLVRELFRVAEEHAPSIVFIDEIDAIGTXRYDSNSGGEREIQRTMLELLNQLDGFDSRGDVKVIMATNRIETLDPALIRPGRIDRKIEFPLPDEKTKKRIFQIHTSRMTLADDVTLDDLIMAKDDLSGADIKAICTEAGLMALRERRMKVTNEDFKKSKENVLYKKQEGTPEGLYL; this comes from the exons GGTCAAAGTCAGAGTGGTGGCCATGGTCCTGGGGGTGGCAAGAAGGATGACAAG gacaagaaaaagaaatacgaACCTCCTGTCCCAACTAGagtggggaaaaagaagaagaaaacgaaGGGACCAGATGCTGCCAGCAAACTGCCACTGG TAACACCTCACACCCAGTGCCGCCTGAAATTACTGAAGCTAGAGAGAATAAAGGATTATCTTCTCATGGAGGAGGAATTCATTAGAAATCAGGAACAGATGAAACCAttagaagaaaagcaagaggTGAGTGGAGAAGGTTCTATAGTCTTCTTTACTGA GCACGCTGTGATAGGGGTGCTAATGGATGACACGGATCCCCTGGTCACAGTGATGAAGGTGGAAAAGGCCCCCCAGGAGACCTACGCAGATATCGGGGGACTGGACAACCAGATCCAAGAAATTAAG GAGTCTGTGGAGCTCCCGCTTACCCACCCTGAGTATTACGAGGAGATGGGGATAAAGCCCCCTAAGGGGGTCATTCTCTACGGTCCGCCAGGAACAG GTAAAACTCTATTGGCCAAAGCAGTAGCGAACCAGACTTCAGCCACTTTCTTGCGCGTGGTTGGCTCAGAGCTTATCCAGAAGTACCTAGGTGATGGGCCCAAACTTGTTCGGGAGCTCTTCCGGGTCGCTGAGGAGCATGCGCCGTCCATCGTGTTCATTGATGAGATCGACGCCATTGGGACCNAAAGATATGATTCAAACTCTGGAGGTGAGAGAGAAATTCAACGAACAATGTTGGAACTGTTGAACCAGTTGGATGGATTTGATTCGAGGGGAGATGTAAAAGTTATCATGGCCACAAACCGAATAGAAACTTTGGACCCAGCACTTATCAGGCCAG GCCGCATTGACAGGAAGATCGAGTTCCCGCTGCCTGATGAGAAGACCAAGAAGCGGATCTTCCAGATTCACACGAGCAGGATGACACTGGCTGATGACGTAACCTTGGATGACTTGATCATGGCAAAGGATGACCTCTCTGGGGCCGACATCAAG GCAATCTGTACAGAAGCTGGCTTGATGGCCTTGCGGGAACGCAGAATGAAAGTAACAAATGAAGACTTCAAAAAATCTAAAGAGAATGTTCTTTATAAAAAACAAGAAGGTACCCCTGAGGGGCTGTATCTCTAG